In Candidatus Nitrosotalea sinensis, the sequence GATTATGTCCTGTCTTGGAGGTGTACTGTAAGATCTTTTACCCTTCAAGTCACGGTATTTGTGTAAGTGGTTATATATGGCACCTCTTTATAACCTATTTAAATGCCGCAAACAAAACCGATTGTGGACATCGTAAACGTAGTCGCATCCGCTTCTGTAGACCAAAAAATTGATCTTGTGGCAATTACAAAAGAATTCCCTGATGTTGAATATCATCCTGAACAATTTCCAGGTCTAGTCTTTAGATTAAAATCTCCAAAGACTGCTACATTGATTTTCAGCTCCGGTAAAATGGTTTGTACTGGATCAAAATCTGAAGAGGCTGCAGTAAATGCAGTAAATACCGTAGTACAACGACTCCGAAAAGGCAAGATAAAAATAAAAAAGAATCCAGAAATTACAATCCAAAACATTGTGGCTTCTGTCAGTCTAGGTGGAAAGGTACACTTGGAAAAGGCAGCACGAAGTCTTCCAAGAAGTATGTATGAACCGGAACAATTTCCTGGTTT encodes:
- a CDS encoding TATA-box-binding protein, translated to MPQTKPIVDIVNVVASASVDQKIDLVAITKEFPDVEYHPEQFPGLVFRLKSPKTATLIFSSGKMVCTGSKSEEAAVNAVNTVVQRLRKGKIKIKKNPEITIQNIVASVSLGGKVHLEKAARSLPRSMYEPEQFPGLIHRMLDPRSVVLIFASGKLVCTGTKKEAEVYRAVHNLHTLLEEKKLMEYE